A window of Phycisphaerae bacterium genomic DNA:
GCACCAACCTGGTGATCCGCAGCTATGCGTGGCAGTTATTCCTGTCGAACCAGATGCCGCTGGCCCGGCTGGCACACTGGTTCGGCTGGCTGCCGGAGGGCTGGGCGCTGTACCCGGGGACGGTGGCCGTCTACCTGGGCATGGTCAGCAGCTTCCTGCCCTTTGCGGCGTTGCCGCTGTACGCCAGCGTCGAGCGGTTGGACTGGTCGGTGGTGGAGGCCGCCCAGGACCTGTATGCCTCGCGCTGGCGGATTTTCGTGCACGCCATCGTGCCGCAGACGATTCCGGGTTTGACGGTGGCCCTGATCCTGACCTTCATACCGGCCATGGGCGTGTTCGTCGTGCCCGACCTGCTTGGCGGGGCCAAGCACATGCTGATCGGCAACCTGATCCAGCAGCAGTTTGGTGCGAGCCGCGACTGGCCTTTTGGGGCGGCGATCAGCCTGGCCCTGATGGTGCTGACGCTGGTGGGTTTGTTCCTGCTTCGCCGTTCCGGCGGTAACGACCGGGGAGGAGGGGACTGGCTGTGAATCGCCGCGTGCCGATGTGGGTATCCGTCCCGGCGGTTGTGACGCTGGCGTTTTTGTACGCCCCGATGCTGGCGGTGGCGGTTTTCTCGGTGAACCTGAACCGGCATGGGCTGGCCTGGAAGGGATTCACGCTGAAGTGGTACCGCGAGCTGATGGGCAATGACATCGTGCTGGAGGCGGGCTGGAACACGCTGGTTTTGGCGGTGGTTTCGACGGTGCTGGCCACGGTTCTGGGCACGCTGCTGGCGGTTGGCATGTCGCGGTTTCCCTGGCCGCGTTGGACCCGTGGTTTTCTGGACTTCTCGCTGTACTTGCCGGTGGTGACGCCGGACATCATTTTCGCGGCCGCCCTGGTCGTGGCTTTTGGTCTGCTGCGGGTGTTTTCCGACCTGTTCAATCCTGGCATGCTGACCATGATCATTGCCCACGTGACCTTTCAGGTTGCCTTTGTCGCCCTGGTGGTACAGAGCCGGCTGGCGACCATTGGCCGGACGCTCGAGGAGGCCGCCCGCGACCTGTATGCTGATACCCCTTACCTGCTGCGGCGGGTGATGCTGCCGCTGCTCATGCCTGGGATTGTGGCCGGGGCCATGTTGGCCTTCACCCTGTCGCTGGACGATTTCGTGATCAGCTTTTTCACTGCCGGTCCGGAGTCGATGACGCTGCCGATTTACATCTATTCGTCTCTTCGTCGCGGGATCAGCCCGCAGCTTCACGCCCTGTCGACGCTTGTTTTTTTGTTCACCATTCTGTTGGTGTTCGGTTTGCAGGGGTTGGCGCGGAGGGGGCAGGAGTGACGGGCGAGACGGGGTGTCCCGCTGATTGGGGGGGATGGCCCCCTTTCGATGGCTTGGGCCGGCTCTCTGGACAGGGGGGTGGGGTTGACCGGTTTGCCTGGCTTGACACCGGATCCGGAGTGGTGGTTGAGTCTGGGG
This region includes:
- a CDS encoding ABC transporter permease, translating into MTRLLIWYGELATGRRLFLRGGCFVLPSLLWLTLFLTLPSIALVAVAFAQRGAYGEVVWHFTPKNFQRLLGYGLFGWSADYLLILLRSVWVALVTTVFGVVLSYPLAFFIASRRGRARYLWLALIIIPFCTNLVIRSYAWQLFLSNQMPLARLAHWFGWLPEGWALYPGTVAVYLGMVSSFLPFAALPLYASVERLDWSVVEAAQDLYASRWRIFVHAIVPQTIPGLTVALILTFIPAMGVFVVPDLLGGAKHMLIGNLIQQQFGASRDWPFGAAISLALMVLTLVGLFLLRRSGGNDRGGGDWL
- a CDS encoding ABC transporter permease, producing the protein MWVSVPAVVTLAFLYAPMLAVAVFSVNLNRHGLAWKGFTLKWYRELMGNDIVLEAGWNTLVLAVVSTVLATVLGTLLAVGMSRFPWPRWTRGFLDFSLYLPVVTPDIIFAAALVVAFGLLRVFSDLFNPGMLTMIIAHVTFQVAFVALVVQSRLATIGRTLEEAARDLYADTPYLLRRVMLPLLMPGIVAGAMLAFTLSLDDFVISFFTAGPESMTLPIYIYSSLRRGISPQLHALSTLVFLFTILLVFGLQGLARRGQE